From a region of the Notolabrus celidotus isolate fNotCel1 chromosome 14, fNotCel1.pri, whole genome shotgun sequence genome:
- the taf15 gene encoding TATA-binding protein-associated factor 2N isoform X1: MATDSGYGGSQGYGSYSGQQSGQGYGQGNGGSSYGGQGYGQGNGGSSYGGQGYPGYGQQGPPQESYGQSQPPPQQTFDNYAGQDSSGYGEKPSYGGQAGGGAAPAAASAGAGGDSYGQGSGGGYGRWSDATESGGQGGRYGRDQGDRSEGGGGYRGRGRDSSSSGGGGGGGGGGGGGYERGGYDRSGGYERGGYDRGGRGGGSPGMGGGDRGGYKNYGGTRDYGSRDEPAGEQDNSDNNTIFVQGLGEEATVQEVGDYFKQIGIIKVNKKTAQPMINIYSDKVTGRPKGEATVSFDDPPSAKAAINWFDGKEFNGKTLKVSFATRRAEFTQRGGGRGGGGGGGGGGGGGRGGGFRGRGGGGGPNFDIKGGDWPCPNSSCGNMNFARRQECNKCGAPKPGDGGYGGGDRGGRGGYGGDRGGGFRGRGGFRGGDRGGFGGGGGGGGFGGGYKMGGSRGDRRDDRRDRPY; this comes from the exons atggccACTG ATTCCGGCTACGGTGGGTCTCAAGG CTATGGATCATATAGCGGTCAGCAGAGTGGACAG GGTTATGGGCAAGGGAACGGGGGCAGCTCTTATGGAGGACAGGGTTATGGGCAAGGAAACGGAGGCAGCTCCTATGGAGGACAAGGTTATCCTGGATATGGACAGCAGGGCCCACCACAAG AGAGTTATGGCCAGTCTCAACCGCCGCCACAGCAGACCTTTGATAATTATGCTGGACAAGACTCATCTGG GTATGGAGAGAAGCCGTCTTACGGTGgacaggcaggaggaggagcagcaccagcagcagcaagtgctggagcaggaggagacagTTATGGGCAGGGCAGTGGTGGTGGATATGGACGATGGAGTGATG CAACCGAAAGTGGTGGTCAGGGTGGGAGGTATGGACGTGACCAAGGAGATCgctcagagggaggagggggctaCAGAGGCCGTGGTCGCGATAGCAGCAGCAGCGGAGGTGGCGGaggtggcggcggcggcggtggcggTGGCTATGAACGCGGCGGTTATGACCGCAGTGGAGGATATGAACGCGGTGGATACGACCGTGgcggaagaggaggaggatctccTGGTATGGG AGGTGGTGACCGTGGTGGCTACAAAAATTATGGTG GAACTCGAGACTACGGCTCAAGGGATGAACCAG CTGGTGAGCAGGACAACTCTGACAACAACACCATTTTTGTCCAGGGACTGGGAGAAGAGGCCACAGTCCAGGAAGTTGGGGACTACTTCAAGCAGATTGGTATTATCAAG GTGAACAAGAAAACTGCTCAGCCAATGATCAACATTTACTCCGACAAGGTCACTGGTCGTCCAAAGGGTGAAGCTACAGTATCATTTGACGATCCTCCCTCAGCCAAAGCTGCTATTAATTGGTTCGATG GTAAGGAATTCAACGGCAAAACCCTCAAAGTATCGTTCGCCACCCGCAGAGCAGAGTTCACACAGAGAggtggtggaagaggaggaggaggtggaggtggaggaggaggaggaggaggacgaggaggag GTTTCAGAGgtcgtggtggtggtggaggaccCAACTTTGATATAAAAGGAGGAGACTGGCCTTGTCCCAATAG CTCTTGTGGAAACATGAATTTTGCTCGGCGGCAAGAATGCAACAAATGTGGAGCACCCAAGCCAGGAGATGGAGGATACGGAGGTGGTG AtcgtggaggcagaggaggttACGGCGGTGACAGAGGCGGTGGTTTCAGGGGACGTGGAGGTTTCCGTGGGGGAGAccgtggaggttttggaggaggtggtggtggtggtggattTGGAGGTGGCTACAAAATGGGAGGAAg CAGAGGTGACCGTCGAGACGACAGAAGAGACCGGCCATACTAA
- the taf15 gene encoding TATA-binding protein-associated factor 2N isoform X2, with translation MATDSGYGGSQGYGSYSGQQSGQGYGQGNGGSSYGGQGYGQGNGGSSYGGQGYPGYGQQGPPQESYGQSQPPPQQTFDNYAGQDSSGYGEKPSYGGQAGGGAAPAAASAGAGGDSYGQGSGGGYGRWSDATESGGQGGRYGRDQGDRSEGGGGYRGRGRDSSSSGGGGGGGGGGGGGYERGGYDRSGGYERGGYDRGGRGGGSPGMGGGDRGGYKNYGGTRDYGSRDEPAGEQDNSDNNTIFVQGLGEEATVQEVGDYFKQIGIIKVNKKTAQPMINIYSDKVTGRPKGEATVSFDDPPSAKAAINWFDGKEFNGKTLKVSFATRRAEFTQRGGGRGGGGGGGGGGGGGRGGGFRGRGGGGGPNFDIKGGDWPCPNSSCGNMNFARRQECNKCGAPKPGDGGYGGGDRGGRGGYGGDRGGGFRGRGGFRGGDRGGFGGGGGGGGFGGGYKMGGRGDRRDDRRDRPY, from the exons atggccACTG ATTCCGGCTACGGTGGGTCTCAAGG CTATGGATCATATAGCGGTCAGCAGAGTGGACAG GGTTATGGGCAAGGGAACGGGGGCAGCTCTTATGGAGGACAGGGTTATGGGCAAGGAAACGGAGGCAGCTCCTATGGAGGACAAGGTTATCCTGGATATGGACAGCAGGGCCCACCACAAG AGAGTTATGGCCAGTCTCAACCGCCGCCACAGCAGACCTTTGATAATTATGCTGGACAAGACTCATCTGG GTATGGAGAGAAGCCGTCTTACGGTGgacaggcaggaggaggagcagcaccagcagcagcaagtgctggagcaggaggagacagTTATGGGCAGGGCAGTGGTGGTGGATATGGACGATGGAGTGATG CAACCGAAAGTGGTGGTCAGGGTGGGAGGTATGGACGTGACCAAGGAGATCgctcagagggaggagggggctaCAGAGGCCGTGGTCGCGATAGCAGCAGCAGCGGAGGTGGCGGaggtggcggcggcggcggtggcggTGGCTATGAACGCGGCGGTTATGACCGCAGTGGAGGATATGAACGCGGTGGATACGACCGTGgcggaagaggaggaggatctccTGGTATGGG AGGTGGTGACCGTGGTGGCTACAAAAATTATGGTG GAACTCGAGACTACGGCTCAAGGGATGAACCAG CTGGTGAGCAGGACAACTCTGACAACAACACCATTTTTGTCCAGGGACTGGGAGAAGAGGCCACAGTCCAGGAAGTTGGGGACTACTTCAAGCAGATTGGTATTATCAAG GTGAACAAGAAAACTGCTCAGCCAATGATCAACATTTACTCCGACAAGGTCACTGGTCGTCCAAAGGGTGAAGCTACAGTATCATTTGACGATCCTCCCTCAGCCAAAGCTGCTATTAATTGGTTCGATG GTAAGGAATTCAACGGCAAAACCCTCAAAGTATCGTTCGCCACCCGCAGAGCAGAGTTCACACAGAGAggtggtggaagaggaggaggaggtggaggtggaggaggaggaggaggaggacgaggaggag GTTTCAGAGgtcgtggtggtggtggaggaccCAACTTTGATATAAAAGGAGGAGACTGGCCTTGTCCCAATAG CTCTTGTGGAAACATGAATTTTGCTCGGCGGCAAGAATGCAACAAATGTGGAGCACCCAAGCCAGGAGATGGAGGATACGGAGGTGGTG AtcgtggaggcagaggaggttACGGCGGTGACAGAGGCGGTGGTTTCAGGGGACGTGGAGGTTTCCGTGGGGGAGAccgtggaggttttggaggaggtggtggtggtggtggattTGGAGGTGGCTACAAAATGGGAGGAAg AGGTGACCGTCGAGACGACAGAAGAGACCGGCCATACTAA
- the taf15 gene encoding TATA-binding protein-associated factor 2N isoform X3, giving the protein MATDSGYGGSQGYGSYSGQQSGQGYGQGNGGSSYGGQGYGQGNGGSSYGGQGYPGYGQQGPPQESYGQSQPPPQQTFDNYAGQDSSGYGEKPSYGGQAGGGAAPAAASAGAGGDSYGQGSGGGYGRWSDATESGGQGGRYGRDQGDRSEGGGGYRGRGRDSSSSGGGGGGGGGGGGGYERGGYDRSGGYERGGYDRGGRGGGSPGMGGGDRGGYKNYGGTRDYGSRDEPAGEQDNSDNNTIFVQGLGEEATVQEVGDYFKQIGIIKVNKKTAQPMINIYSDKVTGRPKGEATVSFDDPPSAKAAINWFDGKEFNGKTLKVSFATRRAEFTQRGGGRGGGGFRGRGGGGGPNFDIKGGDWPCPNSSCGNMNFARRQECNKCGAPKPGDGGYGGGDRGGRGGYGGDRGGGFRGRGGFRGGDRGGFGGGGGGGGFGGGYKMGGSRGDRRDDRRDRPY; this is encoded by the exons atggccACTG ATTCCGGCTACGGTGGGTCTCAAGG CTATGGATCATATAGCGGTCAGCAGAGTGGACAG GGTTATGGGCAAGGGAACGGGGGCAGCTCTTATGGAGGACAGGGTTATGGGCAAGGAAACGGAGGCAGCTCCTATGGAGGACAAGGTTATCCTGGATATGGACAGCAGGGCCCACCACAAG AGAGTTATGGCCAGTCTCAACCGCCGCCACAGCAGACCTTTGATAATTATGCTGGACAAGACTCATCTGG GTATGGAGAGAAGCCGTCTTACGGTGgacaggcaggaggaggagcagcaccagcagcagcaagtgctggagcaggaggagacagTTATGGGCAGGGCAGTGGTGGTGGATATGGACGATGGAGTGATG CAACCGAAAGTGGTGGTCAGGGTGGGAGGTATGGACGTGACCAAGGAGATCgctcagagggaggagggggctaCAGAGGCCGTGGTCGCGATAGCAGCAGCAGCGGAGGTGGCGGaggtggcggcggcggcggtggcggTGGCTATGAACGCGGCGGTTATGACCGCAGTGGAGGATATGAACGCGGTGGATACGACCGTGgcggaagaggaggaggatctccTGGTATGGG AGGTGGTGACCGTGGTGGCTACAAAAATTATGGTG GAACTCGAGACTACGGCTCAAGGGATGAACCAG CTGGTGAGCAGGACAACTCTGACAACAACACCATTTTTGTCCAGGGACTGGGAGAAGAGGCCACAGTCCAGGAAGTTGGGGACTACTTCAAGCAGATTGGTATTATCAAG GTGAACAAGAAAACTGCTCAGCCAATGATCAACATTTACTCCGACAAGGTCACTGGTCGTCCAAAGGGTGAAGCTACAGTATCATTTGACGATCCTCCCTCAGCCAAAGCTGCTATTAATTGGTTCGATG GTAAGGAATTCAACGGCAAAACCCTCAAAGTATCGTTCGCCACCCGCAGAGCAGAGTTCACACAGAGAggtggtggaagaggaggaggag GTTTCAGAGgtcgtggtggtggtggaggaccCAACTTTGATATAAAAGGAGGAGACTGGCCTTGTCCCAATAG CTCTTGTGGAAACATGAATTTTGCTCGGCGGCAAGAATGCAACAAATGTGGAGCACCCAAGCCAGGAGATGGAGGATACGGAGGTGGTG AtcgtggaggcagaggaggttACGGCGGTGACAGAGGCGGTGGTTTCAGGGGACGTGGAGGTTTCCGTGGGGGAGAccgtggaggttttggaggaggtggtggtggtggtggattTGGAGGTGGCTACAAAATGGGAGGAAg CAGAGGTGACCGTCGAGACGACAGAAGAGACCGGCCATACTAA
- the taf15 gene encoding TATA-binding protein-associated factor 2N isoform X4 gives MDHIAVSRVDRVMGKGTGAALMEDRVMGKETEAAPMEDKVILDMDSRAHHKRVMASLNRRHSRPLIIMLDKTHLGMERSRLTVDRQEEEQHQQQQVLEQEETVMGRAVVVDMDDGVMQPKVVVRVGGMDVTKEIAQREEGATEAVVAIAAAAEVAEVAAAAVAVAMNAAVMTAVEDMNAVDTTVAEEEEDLLVWGTRDYGSRDEPAGEQDNSDNNTIFVQGLGEEATVQEVGDYFKQIGIIKVNKKTAQPMINIYSDKVTGRPKGEATVSFDDPPSAKAAINWFDGKEFNGKTLKVSFATRRAEFTQRGGGRGGGGGGGGGGGGGRGGGFRGRGGGGGPNFDIKGGDWPCPNSSCGNMNFARRQECNKCGAPKPGDGGYGGGDRGGRGGYGGDRGGGFRGRGGFRGGDRGGFGGGGGGGGFGGGYKMGGSRGDRRDDRRDRPY, from the exons ATGGATCATATAGCGGTCAGCAGAGTGGACAG GGTTATGGGCAAGGGAACGGGGGCAGCTCTTATGGAGGACAGGGTTATGGGCAAGGAAACGGAGGCAGCTCCTATGGAGGACAAGGTTATCCTGGATATGGACAGCAGGGCCCACCACAAG AGAGTTATGGCCAGTCTCAACCGCCGCCACAGCAGACCTTTGATAATTATGCTGGACAAGACTCATCTGG GTATGGAGAGAAGCCGTCTTACGGTGgacaggcaggaggaggagcagcaccagcagcagcaagtgctggagcaggaggagacagTTATGGGCAGGGCAGTGGTGGTGGATATGGACGATGGAGTGATG CAACCGAAAGTGGTGGTCAGGGTGGGAGGTATGGACGTGACCAAGGAGATCgctcagagggaggagggggctaCAGAGGCCGTGGTCGCGATAGCAGCAGCAGCGGAGGTGGCGGaggtggcggcggcggcggtggcggTGGCTATGAACGCGGCGGTTATGACCGCAGTGGAGGATATGAACGCGGTGGATACGACCGTGgcggaagaggaggaggatctccTGGTATGGG GAACTCGAGACTACGGCTCAAGGGATGAACCAG CTGGTGAGCAGGACAACTCTGACAACAACACCATTTTTGTCCAGGGACTGGGAGAAGAGGCCACAGTCCAGGAAGTTGGGGACTACTTCAAGCAGATTGGTATTATCAAG GTGAACAAGAAAACTGCTCAGCCAATGATCAACATTTACTCCGACAAGGTCACTGGTCGTCCAAAGGGTGAAGCTACAGTATCATTTGACGATCCTCCCTCAGCCAAAGCTGCTATTAATTGGTTCGATG GTAAGGAATTCAACGGCAAAACCCTCAAAGTATCGTTCGCCACCCGCAGAGCAGAGTTCACACAGAGAggtggtggaagaggaggaggaggtggaggtggaggaggaggaggaggaggacgaggaggag GTTTCAGAGgtcgtggtggtggtggaggaccCAACTTTGATATAAAAGGAGGAGACTGGCCTTGTCCCAATAG CTCTTGTGGAAACATGAATTTTGCTCGGCGGCAAGAATGCAACAAATGTGGAGCACCCAAGCCAGGAGATGGAGGATACGGAGGTGGTG AtcgtggaggcagaggaggttACGGCGGTGACAGAGGCGGTGGTTTCAGGGGACGTGGAGGTTTCCGTGGGGGAGAccgtggaggttttggaggaggtggtggtggtggtggattTGGAGGTGGCTACAAAATGGGAGGAAg CAGAGGTGACCGTCGAGACGACAGAAGAGACCGGCCATACTAA